In the genome of Arachis stenosperma cultivar V10309 chromosome 2, arast.V10309.gnm1.PFL2, whole genome shotgun sequence, the window GAAAAAATCAATGCTAGTTTAAGAAAAGTATGTATTTGTTGGAGTTTCCTGGCTAAAGCAACCATGCAAAATAAAGAACAGTAAAGTTGTGAAAAGATAGTTCCAGTGACCCTCTTATGCACCCCACGAACTCTCAAAATGTTAGGTTTCAGCTGACTTCCCTTTCTCCCTCCTCCTTAACTTCCTCTCAAGTCTCAACAACCCTAAAACTTTATCAATTAATCAGCTCTTGATACAATTTTCCTGTCGTTGGCCCATTCCacttttcttttccctccatAGACCATTTAACTCTGActttaaagaaaaacaataacAGCAATTATTTCTCAAGTTGCTCAACTAAAAACAATTCCTCTAGAAAAGAATCAGAAACGAATATTTTATATACATAGATGGATGTGAAAGTGTATTTGAAGGTAGCAAGGTTTAAGTAGCATGTTAATAAATCACAGATTCTGATCTTGAAACTTGTAAAAAATGAAAACCAAAAAAGGAATATTTCAGAGATGAAATACCTGCAGACCATAGATGCTCGCTTCCATTTCTGCTATCATTGCGTCAGAAAGGGAATCATTTTTGTCAGCTTCATCGTATTTAAAATCCTATAAATGAAGAAAAAATATTCAGAAATATGAAAGAGACTAGCCAAAAATCCAATTTGATTTTAGTTTTTCTACCTCAGGTTCAGAGTCTGCCATGATGCTATCTCCCTCTGTACAAGACAAGGATACAGGCATACATCCGTTTACATCCACAATTGGGGGGATGGATGCAAATGTAGAATGAATGACTCGAGGAACGACACCAGTCACATCTTCTACAAGCCCAAATGGTTTTGTCTGATTAACATCATCACAGTTTCCTAAATTTTTTGATAGTCCTGGCATGACATCTCCAAGTTTTGACTTTCCAGCAAAGTGCCCCCCAATAACTGGAAAGATCTGGTCAGTACTGGTTATCAAGTCGTCATCAATAAAAGAAGGAACTTTGTGGAAATTAGTGTTGTTTGGAATGTGCTGATCATTTGTAGGTGAATTTGAACAAGGACCGGGATCATTATGATGTACATGATACAAAGAAGCAGTGCTTAAAGTTGAAATTTCATTAAAACAGGCATCATGGCAACTCATGGAAGGTTGAACTTGTGAAGCTTTACAAGAAGTAGGTTCGGTTAACAGCTCACACGCAAGATCACCAAGAGATTTTTTGTGGCAAGAGGTTTCTCGACAGGTTGGCACTGAACCATTTAACTTGATGTTTCTTGTCAATGCAAAATCAGATCCTTGTCCACCATTCATACCTTCAGCAACAGCATATTTCTTACTATTTATAGTACTTTGGCTCATGTCCTCAGAACTTAGCTCCCAATCCTTTTGCATATTAATCTTGGCATTCAATTTATTAGCAGGGAAGGAATCCAGAAGATTCAATTCAGTCACGTGTCCCAGATGAGCAGCAAGTGATTTCCCTTCATAAAAGTTGCCATTTGTTTCATCAAAAGGATTCTTTCCTTCAATTATATTGATTTTTTCTGAAGTTAAAGAATTGTCCTCAGCATGCTTCGCCATAAAGCTAGATCCATTTACATCAGATTGAGGCACAGGATACTTTTTTCCAATTAAAATGCTATCTTTATGAATTCCATTCGTTCCTGATGATTCTGAATATGGAGAAGATGATGTCAAATCCTGCCTTCCATACAACTCAGAAGACTCAATATTATTTGGTAACTTACTTTGTAATTGAGGATAAAGGAGACTGGAATCTTGCTGGAGCTCAATAAGATTTCCTTGTGAGAAACTAGACTGTAACATGGAAGATGGCTGAGCCTTTGCATGGTTCAAGGAGAAAGAGAGGCCAGATCCTTCTTGTGAGCAGTAACAAGACCTTGTTAAACTCTCATGCAACTGTGGATcagaaaatgaatgaagcaaccCAAAAGGGGGATTGTTAGTACCACTAGATTCAGCCTGTTGAAAGTTTGAATTTTCCAGATATGAAGGGGTCACAGATTCCTTGTGAGGACTGCAGTTGCTAAATTGACCTCCAATGTGCTTCTTTGGTGGACAAACATCATCACGTTGACAGGGGAGACTTCCATTTAAGAGATTCAAAGTTACTTGTTGGGGGTATCTGCGATCAGCAGGGCTTATGGGGGAGTTCTCAGGTTGCAGCTGAGCAGTAATAAACGATGCATTGCTCTCAATACTATCTTGGCATGAATTATTACCAAGCAATTGTGTATAACCCATACTTGAACCTCCTCCCTTAATTCGAATAGAGGAAATTTGTGGAGATTGATTGTTGCATCTGTGCATAGTCAGAGAATCATTAAAACTTCCATCTGCATTCAAAGCATGAATACCACTGCTGGCTTCCACAGGATAAAAGGCATTGAGAGAATTTTTCTGTAAACCAGGTGCATTCAATTGACTTGCTTCATTTGTCAAACACTGCCCAGCACTATTTCTAAGAGTAGGCCCTGGCATGCCATTCACAGCAACAACATATTGGTAATCAGGATCACTCTGTGGAATTGTGCTTGCCACGAATGAACATGCCTCATCAGATTCACCCAAGGGAattaaaaatattctgagtCTTTGTGAACCTTCATTTCTTTCAAGCCCTTGGTATTCCTCAATCATATGTTGAAGATCCTCATCAGACGAAACAGATATCAGAGAATCGAGATCCTCCCCAGGAAGTTGATATCTGATTGTATGAGGTTGGCTGCAAATACCGAAAGTCTTCTTCATAAGCTCTTCCCACGAAACATCCTTCTTAATGGATATCATGCGGGTCTGTCCCCCTACATATCTGAGTTTTCCATCACTAGGCCTCGGTAATATTTTTCCATCAAAGCTGCACAGAAACTTCATTCTCCCATTCCGAGAGTCATCTAAAATTGAACCAACATGACCATTCAAATGCATGGATCCATTCTGCACAACAGATGACACACGTGTCCCATGATCACCCCACTCATCAATTAATTCACCAACAGTGACAGATGCCCCATTCTCCATCTCATGAGTTGGCTCTTTCAGAGATATAAGGTCACTTACATCTGACCTCTGAGATTCCAATTTCTTCAGCCCCAAAATATTAGTAAGACACTCATACTTGACGTCGccattttctctactttgtgctGCTCTATTTTCACGCATTTGGGATATGTCACGAGGAACAGGAATTCTTCTAGAAGCAACTCCATCATTAACAAACTGCACAGGAAATTCTTCCCCTGCCCTATTATTGATATTACTACGTAGATCCTGACATTTATTAGAAACAGTGGCAAATCCTGGCTGGAAGTGTGGCTTTGAGAAACCAGGATCCCTCCCATGATTGTTGACTAACAGGTTCTCCGCCTTATGCATCATAATAAAAGTTTCTCAACCGGTGAAGCTTCTAATTCTTCTTACAGAATGATGGCTATATAAGAATAATCCAAGGAGTTAAGTAATTGCTTAACAACTCAAAAAATTTAAGCACAATTTCCACCCTATTAAGATCTGAGTTCTCAACTCAACAAGTTTAATAACATCCAATCACAAATTCAATTCCAAATGCTAGCTGACACTTTTGGAGAAGCTGAAAACTGCATCAAGAGAATGAATAGATCATGTAGACAACTTAAAATCCAAGAAGTGATAGACCAACAAAAAGTGTTAAAAACATTCCAACTAACTCCAACTTTACCTTATTGTATAAGCACACGTGTAACTAACTCTTATGGAGGTGAAGAGCAACTACAATAACCTAAAGAATAATTGCTGCAAAATTGTTGAGCAAATCCTTGATCAGCAGCAACAATCCGAATCAGCAAATTCTAACACCTTCATCAACATTGTAAAATCCAACATGatcaaccaaaaaaaaaaaaaaaactaataaacaaataaataaaaatgagaacaaaataaaaaattctagcAGTGCATGCAagaaatcaaaatataaatcattcaaaattcaatacttTTCCCTTCAGATTTAAAAAATTACCACAAACTTTGAATAGCCTCTGTATTTTTTTTCCTCTGTTCTTCTTCCACCTCTGTTTTTCCACCACCGAATTCTCAAATTGCTCGCAGTTGGAGCGAACCGTGATCGAATCGGGAGTGGAATTGAGGCTTCTGAGAGAGAAACAGAAAACGAAACGGTGTTGGATCGATGAATCGAAAATTGAGACAGAATATTTTTTCCTTATGagaaattattgaaaaaaaaaataaaaccacAAAAAGAGAGTAACGTGGCTTGCGCATGCAGGGTTCAATCTGTGCCGTCGGAGAGAGACATTGCCGAGAATTGTGCgggaaaatattaaaaatgaagaagaaaagggaaagaagaaaattgaagagagaaaaagaaaaattacgaAGGCTTTGGGATCTTATTCAAGCTCACTTGCTTCTATTTTTTTACGTGGTGAACTCTCATTCATTATTTGAAGTTTGAACAcagtttttaaaatattgttttttttattatttatttatttattgctTTTTTAAACAAAGATTTTTTGTTCGATTTTTTATCCTATCTTTGTCTTACTGGCATCAATTATATTGTGCTTGGtgtcattaaaaaaatattttttatataataaataaatacaaaaaaaaatattttgaataaaaaactatattatttatattttttaaaaagatttaaaataatattttttacataataaataaataaataatattttaaatccacaacttttaaataaatgtaaagagattatattatttgagttataattcattaactttaaaaataaaatttttgagagTATGAATAACAAAGTTTGTTATCTCTAGCGTGATAtcatatttttctaaaattgaaaaaatttatttaaaaaaaatatatctataactTTATCTAACAAACTAAAATCCCGGAATTAGTTATGCTGTTTCCTTCTCTTCACACGCAccaaactaaaactaaaatcACCTTCTAAATTTCTAATACATATATATGAAACTCTTGGGAGTGTCACAACATGAAAGTATCCTATGCAATTTTCCCAATCATTCCTTTTTTTTAggcatattattattattattattattattattattattattattattattattattattattattattacacaTTTAATTCCGTTGCTacaaagtatatatttttttatattttataccaAACACATTGTTGTCAGAATTTAACTCGTATTAATCAAACTATATTTTCAttgattaatttataaaaaacttaaaaaattagtACTATCTAAttggattaaaatttttaaatataattgataatagatttatttggataattttttttaaaaaaaatttgggttatctttttttaaaaaatttttaacccaatacttttattttttgtatttatatgttttatatttttaattacgtAAGTTTGATTAATTTAGGTCTTATTAATATAAGTAAATATATAATGCGATAGACATGTATTTagatttatattaattttattccgtttttctaaaaaaattgaaaaaaattaaaaagattaatattttcatttattatatataatattttaaataattatatttttgaaatattttttgtaacaccctaccacataAAGCATTACACCTACGATGTAACACAGAGGTGGTGAAGcgctacgacctctaaaataaaatatgtacatataatagcagaaagaatataataaactaGGAGCCTTAAAAAAATGGGTAAAACAAAATCGCGAAATAAAAAGCGCAACGCTCTGGAAACGGAATAACTTGCGtgtgaagaaaaaattatatctatcaaacataaaataataaaaatatcaaaaataacAAAAAGCCAAGGCTGGCTGGAGAATActtacacacacacacacacatatatatatatatatatatatatatatatatatatatatatatatatatatatatatatatgtaaaatccaaatgtacataaacaaaatcatgtctctccataaacctctaagaggatcaAAAGGAACAAGTTATGTGGAGAGTATGCTAAGTACATACATATACATCACTGTACAACAAAATAACCCAGTAACCATTTCGTTTCAGGAGTTCAGATGCCTAAAGAagtgcctctcgacctgcatctgaaaaactaacaacatagtatggaatgagaaccggcgTTTAGCACCGGCGCCTTGGATTCATGTGTAACGTTGCTGTAAAGATGGTGCTAAACACCCAGTCACCGGTGTTTAGCGCCAATAACGTGAATCAAAGTGGGGACCACACGTGCAAGCAAGAATCAACAGAAGGCTTTTTTTTATTGGatttcaaatcaaataacaattaaaaaagatttgttAGATTTTAATTTAAGTTTCAAATCAATCTTAATTAGGAATATAAATAGGATATAAATCTTCCCTCGCGAGGTTCTCGGCTCCTAATTTTCATTCCACAATTTACAAATTTTCTCTCCTAGAATTTTCTCTACACCATGAGccactaaacctccattgttaaggttaggagctctgtttactttgatggattaataattatttgttcTTCTACTATTGATTAATGCATTGATTTATGTTTAAGAATTggtttcgttcttcatcttacAAATTAGTGAGTATTGAAAAATAACTCTAATCCAAATTGAATTCTTCTAAATCTTGAAAAAGCTATATCACTAGAATTACATCTTGAAACCCTTTCTCACAACTGCtgaattatctggacttaataTGGATGTGACATATAACTGCATCATCTTTGGGTTCTTAGGGTTTGTGTGGCCTATAAATCTGAATTTAAACTTAATCCTCTAATACAATTGATTGATCAAGGAATTGATGGTTGGTTGGATTAGAGGAGATTGAGTTGCCTAGGGATAGGAATTCAATCACTTAGGATTTGCCAAAACTAAAAATCTTTGCATGATTAAGGTAGTTAACATTGAATATTAATCCGGACATTTAAACATCTCCAAAGCCTTAAATCTATTCTCATACCGTTTTCTCAACCATTCACTATTTGCTTTTCTTACTTCATTGTCTTTTATGCTATTTGACATTCAAAACTCTCATTTCAACTTGTCTAACTAGAACAATTAATCAACCACTACTTGCTTAGTCCATTAATCCTCGTGGAATCGATATTCACTCACCTGAGtttattacttggtacgacctggtgcacttACCAGTAAGTTATGGTTTGAAAATtcgcaccaaatttttggcatcATTGTCGGAGATTTTTGTGACTAACAACTACCAGTTGATTAGTTGCTTAGATTAGAGTTcctatttattttacttttgcttttgtttttgtttttccttaatTTTTGCCCCTTTAGTCCTTACTTATTTTAgttctttctcttttatttttgtgtgcTTCACCGGAATTCTCCTCACTGTGACATTAAAAATcccaatttttcttgtttttagtTGTTTATGCAGGGAAACAGGGACAAAGAATCTCTTCTGTATGACCTTGTGATTGAAAGAACTCTTcggagacaaaaaaaaaacaagctaGAGGTCAAGAAGTTCAAGAAATCTTTGGGGACGAGtctgaagagaaagctaaatTCAGTATGGCTGATAATACTAAAAATCTTGTGCTCAATAACCCCAACAATGTCCTGCCAGTTAGAAGAACTTTGGGGTCATATATTAACCCCAATCCGAGGAATTGTGTAGGAAGCATCATGCCACCAGTTGTGCATGCCAATAAATTTGAGTTGAGGTCTTAACTCATCTTTTTGTTCCAGTAGAATTGTCAGTTTAGTGCAAGCCCTTAGGAGGACCTCAATTTAttcatttctaattttttgagaATTTGTGATATAGTCAAGACCAATAGGGTTCCTGCTGATGTCTATAGTTTGTTGTTATTCCTTTTTGCTGTGAGGGTTCGAGCTAGTCAGTGGCTTGAGATACAACACAAGGAAAGTATAGTGACCTGGACAAATTTGGTTAGTAAGTTAttgaccaaattctttctctCTCAGAGGTTGACTAAGATGAGGACTGACATTCAGAAATTTAGACAGCTTGAAGGAGAGTCTTTCTATGAAgtttgggagagatacaaggctaTGGTGAGAAAGTGCCCTCCGACATGTTTGCGGATTAGGTACAATTACAGATTTTCTATAATGGTATCACTCCAGCTTCAAGACTTTCCTTGGATAATTCTGTAGGAGGTTCTTTTCATATGAAGACCACTGATGAGGCCTTGGATTTGATAGAGATGATAGCCAATAATCAGAACTTGTATTCTTCAGAGAGAACTGTTCAAAAAGGTGTCATGGAGTTGGATGCCTTAGATGctattcttgctcagaacaaagCTATGTCTTAACAAATTAATGCCATCATTCAACATTTGGGAGGTATGCAAGTTTCCTCTGTTGCTACCCAAGATCCTTCTTATGACATGAGTGGTGGAGTGTCTCAATTTGAAAGCTTTGGCTATGAGCAACCCCCAGTTGAacaggttaattacatgggtaaTTCTTTAAGACCAACTAATAATGATCCCTTTTTCAAGACCTATAATCCGAGATGGAGAAATCACTCAAATTTTGGCTGAAAATCAGAATCAAATGCATtcaatttcaacaacaacaactcctaCCAAACTAATTTCAACCATCAATACCAACCTCCTCAATCACACAATCCACATCCAGTTCCTCAGAAACCTTCAAAATTGGAAGTGGCCTTAGCGAAACTctccaaaaatataaatagttttATACAAAAAACTAGAGCATTaattagaaacttggaagttCGATGGGGCCAGTTGAACAAGCAAGTTACTGAGAGACCTCCTAATTCTTTTTCCAGAGATACAGTTCCAAatccaaaggaagaatgcaaggctaTCAGTTTGAGGAGTGGCAAAGTGGTAAGCACAGAAGCTAAGGGTAATGAGGGAGGTACTGAAAAGGTTATGAAGGAAGTTAAGAGCTCTGATGAAAATACCCCTGAGCACGCCTCCTCCACC includes:
- the LOC130961037 gene encoding uncharacterized protein LOC130961037 isoform X2; this translates as MMHKAENLLVNNHGRDPGFSKPHFQPGFATVSNKCQDLRSNINNRAGEEFPVQFVNDGVASRRIPVPRDISQMRENRAAQSRENGDVKYECLTNILGLKKLESQRSDVSDLISLKEPTHEMENGASVTVGELIDEWGDHGTRVSSVVQNGSMHLNGHVGSILDDSRNGRMKFLCSFDGKILPRPSDGKLRYVGGQTRMISIKKDVSWEELMKKTFGICSQPHTIRYQLPGEDLDSLISVSSDEDLQHMIEEYQGLERNEGSQRLRIFLIPLGESDEACSFVASTIPQSDPDYQYVVAVNGMPGPTLRNSAGQCLTNEASQLNAPGLQKNSLNAFYPVEASSGIHALNADGSFNDSLTMHRCNNQSPQISSIRIKGGGSSMGYTQLLGNNSCQDSIESNASFITAQLQPENSPISPADRRYPQQVTLNLLNGSLPCQRDDVCPPKKHIGGQFSNCSPHKESVTPSYLENSNFQQAESSGTNNPPFGLLHSFSDPQLHESLTRSCYCSQEGSGLSFSLNHAKAQPSSMLQSSFSQGNLIELQQDSSLLYPQLQKSSGTNGIHKDSILIGKKYPVPQSDVNGSSFMAKHAEDNSLTSEKINIIEGKNPFDETNGNFYEGKSLAAHLGHVTELNLLDSFPANKLNAKINMQKDWELSSEDMSQSTINSKKYAVAEGMNGGQGSDFALTRNIKLNGSVPTCRETSCHKKSLGDLACELLTEPTSCKASQVQPSMSCHDACFNEISTLSTASLYHVHHNDPGPCSNSPTNDQHIPNNTNFHKVPSFIDDDLITSTDQIFPVIGGHFAGKSKLGDVMPGLSKNLGNCDDVNQTKPFGLVEDVTGVVPRVIHSTFASIPPIVDVNGCMPVSLSCTEGDSIMADSEPEDFKYDEADKNDSLSDAMIAEMEASIYGLQIIKSADLEELKELGSGTYGTVYHGKWRGSDVAIKRIKKSCFGGKPSERERLTKDFWREAQILSNLHHPNVVAFYGIVPDAAGGTLATVTEYMVNGSLRHVLIRKDRLLDDRKRLIIAMDAAFGMEYLHSKNIVHFDLKCDNLLVNLRDPERPICKVGDFGLSRIKRNTLISGGVRGTLPWMAPELLNGSSNRVSEKVDVFSFGISMWELLTGEEPYADMHYGAIIGGIVKNTLRPPIPEHCDPEWKKLMEDCWSRDPESRPSFTEITNRLRSMYKALQAKGVVRHDR
- the LOC130961037 gene encoding uncharacterized protein LOC130961037 isoform X1, producing the protein MMHKAENLLVNNHGRDPGFSKPHFQPGFATVSNKCQDLRSNINNRAGEEFPVQFVNDGVASRRIPVPRDISQMRENRAAQSRENGDVKYECLTNILGLKKLESQRSDVSDLISLKEPTHEMENGASVTVGELIDEWGDHGTRVSSVVQNGSMHLNGHVGSILDDSRNGRMKFLCSFDGKILPRPSDGKLRYVGGQTRMISIKKDVSWEELMKKTFGICSQPHTIRYQLPGEDLDSLISVSSDEDLQHMIEEYQGLERNEGSQRLRIFLIPLGESDEACSFVASTIPQSDPDYQYVVAVNGMPGPTLRNSAGQCLTNEASQLNAPGLQKNSLNAFYPVEASSGIHALNADGSFNDSLTMHRCNNQSPQISSIRIKGGGSSMGYTQLLGNNSCQDSIESNASFITAQLQPENSPISPADRRYPQQVTLNLLNGSLPCQRDDVCPPKKHIGGQFSNCSPHKESVTPSYLENSNFQQAESSGTNNPPFGLLHSFSDPQLHESLTRSCYCSQEGSGLSFSLNHAKAQPSSMLQSSFSQGNLIELQQDSSLLYPQLQSKLPNNIESSELYGRQDLTSSSPYSESSGTNGIHKDSILIGKKYPVPQSDVNGSSFMAKHAEDNSLTSEKINIIEGKNPFDETNGNFYEGKSLAAHLGHVTELNLLDSFPANKLNAKINMQKDWELSSEDMSQSTINSKKYAVAEGMNGGQGSDFALTRNIKLNGSVPTCRETSCHKKSLGDLACELLTEPTSCKASQVQPSMSCHDACFNEISTLSTASLYHVHHNDPGPCSNSPTNDQHIPNNTNFHKVPSFIDDDLITSTDQIFPVIGGHFAGKSKLGDVMPGLSKNLGNCDDVNQTKPFGLVEDVTGVVPRVIHSTFASIPPIVDVNGCMPVSLSCTEGDSIMADSEPEDFKYDEADKNDSLSDAMIAEMEASIYGLQIIKSADLEELKELGSGTYGTVYHGKWRGSDVAIKRIKKSCFGGKPSERERLTKDFWREAQILSNLHHPNVVAFYGIVPDAAGGTLATVTEYMVNGSLRHVLIRKDRLLDDRKRLIIAMDAAFGMEYLHSKNIVHFDLKCDNLLVNLRDPERPICKVGDFGLSRIKRNTLISGGVRGTLPWMAPELLNGSSNRVSEKVDVFSFGISMWELLTGEEPYADMHYGAIIGGIVKNTLRPPIPEHCDPEWKKLMEDCWSRDPESRPSFTEITNRLRSMYKALQAKGVVRHDR